A single Pan troglodytes isolate AG18354 chromosome 19, NHGRI_mPanTro3-v2.0_pri, whole genome shotgun sequence DNA region contains:
- the IKZF3 gene encoding zinc finger protein Aiolos isoform X3, with the protein MGSERALVLDRLASNVAKRKSSMPQKFIGEKRHCFDVNYNSSYMYEKESELIQTRMMDQAINNAISYLGAEALRPLVQTPPAPTSEMVPVISSMYPIALTRAEMSNGAPQELEKKSIHLPEKSVPSERGLSPNNSGHDSTDTDSNHEERQNHIYQQNHMVLPRARNGMPLLKEVPRSYELLKPPPICPRDSVKVINKEGEVMDVYRCDHCRVLFLDYVMFTIHMGCHGFRDPFECNMCGYRSHDRYEFSSHIARGEHRALLK; encoded by the exons ATGGGAAGTGAAAGAGCTCTCGTACTGGACAGATTAGCAAGCAATGTGGCAAAACGAAAAAGCTCAATGCCTCAGAAATTCATTG GTGAGAAGCGCCACTGCTTTGATGTCAACTATAATTCAAGTTACATGTATGAGAAAGAGAGTGAGCTCATACAGACCCGCATGATGGACCAAGCCATCAATAACGCCATCAGCTATCTTGGCGCCGAAGCCCTGCGCCCCTTGGTCCAGACACCGCCTGCTCCCACCTCGGAGATGGTTCCAGTTATCAGCAGCATGTATCCCATAGCCCTCACCCGGGCTGAGATGTCAAACGGTGCCCCTCAAGAGCTGGAAAAGAAAAGCATCCACCTTCCAGAGAAGAGCGTGCCTTCTGAGAGAGGCCTCTCTCCCAACAATAGTGGCCACGACTCCACGGACACTGACAGCAACCATGAAGAACGCCAGAATCACATCTATCAGCAAAATCACATGGTCCTGCCTCGGGCCCGCAATGGGATGCCACTTCTGAAGGAGGTTCCCCGCTCTTACGAACTCCTCAAGCCCCCGCCCATCTGCCCAAGAGACTCCGTCAAAGTGATCAACAAGGAAGGGGAGGTGATGGATGTGTATCGGTGTGACCACTGCCGCGTCCTCTTCCTGGACTATGTGATGTTCACGATTCACATGGGCTGCCACGGCTTCCGTGACCCTTTCGAGTGTAACATGTGTGGATATCGAAGCCATGATCGGTATGAGTTCTCGTCTCACATAGCCAGAGGAGAACACAGAGCCCTGCTGAAGTGA
- the IKZF3 gene encoding zinc finger protein Aiolos isoform X2 yields the protein MGRAFPSRHKTARFECALVSASLTTAGTPGKNLSSYNSAEARHIKAEMGSERALVLDRLASNVAKRKSSMPQKFIGEKRHCFDVNYNSSYMYEKESELIQTRMMDQAINNAISYLGAEALRPLVQTPPAPTSEMVPVISSMYPIALTRAEMSNGAPQELEKKSIHLPEKSVPSERGLSPNNSGHDSTDTDSNHEERQNHIYQQNHMVLPRARNGMPLLKEVPRSYELLKPPPICPRDSVKVINKEGEVMDVYRCDHCRVLFLDYVMFTIHMGCHGFRDPFECNMCGYRSHDRYEFSSHIARGEHRALLK from the exons ATGGGTCGAGCTTTCCCATCTCGGCATAAGACTGCAAGATTTGAATGTGCCCTGGTGTCGGCTTCACTGACCACAGCAGGTACCCCAGGCAAGAATCTGAGCAGTTATAACAG TGCGGAGGCAAGACACATCAAAGCAGAGATGGGAAGTGAAAGAGCTCTCGTACTGGACAGATTAGCAAGCAATGTGGCAAAACGAAAAAGCTCAATGCCTCAGAAATTCATTG GTGAGAAGCGCCACTGCTTTGATGTCAACTATAATTCAAGTTACATGTATGAGAAAGAGAGTGAGCTCATACAGACCCGCATGATGGACCAAGCCATCAATAACGCCATCAGCTATCTTGGCGCCGAAGCCCTGCGCCCCTTGGTCCAGACACCGCCTGCTCCCACCTCGGAGATGGTTCCAGTTATCAGCAGCATGTATCCCATAGCCCTCACCCGGGCTGAGATGTCAAACGGTGCCCCTCAAGAGCTGGAAAAGAAAAGCATCCACCTTCCAGAGAAGAGCGTGCCTTCTGAGAGAGGCCTCTCTCCCAACAATAGTGGCCACGACTCCACGGACACTGACAGCAACCATGAAGAACGCCAGAATCACATCTATCAGCAAAATCACATGGTCCTGCCTCGGGCCCGCAATGGGATGCCACTTCTGAAGGAGGTTCCCCGCTCTTACGAACTCCTCAAGCCCCCGCCCATCTGCCCAAGAGACTCCGTCAAAGTGATCAACAAGGAAGGGGAGGTGATGGATGTGTATCGGTGTGACCACTGCCGCGTCCTCTTCCTGGACTATGTGATGTTCACGATTCACATGGGCTGCCACGGCTTCCGTGACCCTTTCGAGTGTAACATGTGTGGATATCGAAGCCATGATCGGTATGAGTTCTCGTCTCACATAGCCAGAGGAGAACACAGAGCCCTGCTGAAGTGA